One Peptococcaceae bacterium DNA window includes the following coding sequences:
- the rsmA gene encoding 16S rRNA (adenine(1518)-N(6)/adenine(1519)-N(6))-dimethyltransferase RsmA: protein MSLLTGPVDVKTMDLLKKHGFRFKKKWGQNFLLDKNLLKKIVQTAQITPGDRVVDIGAGAGTLTRTLVEAGARVLAVEIDPSLIPVLRESLEGTAVQIIQGDILKMDLDELTRRHGLAWPYKVVANLPYYITTPILMNLLENEYHLELLVIMVQWEVAERLAAEPGTKAYGAVTLAIQYYCETKAVFKVPRRLFTPPPEVDSAVICLKRRTRRPLDVLDEKLMFKIIKAAFGQRRKTLSNSLLNVEPGFDRKRLQEILDDSGINPQRRGETLSLREFAVLANCWREKGGWQQNK from the coding sequence GTGAGTTTATTGACTGGTCCCGTGGATGTTAAAACCATGGATCTCCTGAAAAAACACGGCTTTCGTTTTAAAAAGAAATGGGGCCAAAATTTTTTGCTTGATAAAAATTTACTCAAAAAAATTGTTCAAACAGCCCAGATAACACCGGGCGACAGGGTGGTGGACATTGGCGCCGGGGCCGGCACTCTCACCAGGACGCTGGTTGAAGCAGGCGCCAGGGTTCTGGCCGTGGAAATCGATCCCTCCCTTATCCCGGTGCTCAGGGAATCGCTTGAGGGAACGGCCGTCCAAATAATCCAGGGAGACATACTGAAGATGGACCTGGACGAGCTGACTCGCCGGCACGGCCTAGCCTGGCCGTATAAGGTTGTGGCCAACCTGCCTTATTACATAACCACGCCGATTTTAATGAATCTTTTGGAAAACGAATATCACCTGGAGTTATTGGTTATCATGGTACAGTGGGAAGTTGCCGAAAGGCTCGCCGCCGAACCGGGAACAAAAGCTTACGGCGCGGTAACGCTGGCGATCCAGTATTATTGCGAGACAAAGGCCGTCTTTAAAGTTCCCCGCCGTCTTTTCACTCCCCCGCCTGAGGTGGATTCGGCAGTTATATGCTTAAAGCGGAGAACTCGCCGCCCCCTTGATGTCCTGGACGAAAAACTGATGTTTAAAATAATTAAAGCGGCTTTCGGGCAACGAAGAAAAACCCTTTCCAATTCACTGCTGAATGTCGAGCCGGGATTTGACAGGAAAAGGCTGCAGGAAATACTTGACGACAGCGGGATCAACCCGCAGCGGCGGGGAGAAACGCTGTCACTGCGCGAATTCGCCGTGCTGGCCAACTGCTGGCGGGAAAAAGGGGGCTGGCAACAAAATAAATAA
- a CDS encoding glycosyltransferase family 2 protein gives MWTAVVPASNEEEAISQVMENLLKARIDHAVVVANGCTDRTCELAMIPAGKMTVTMINFPHALGVDVPRAVGAAFVKRLPSCGTLFVDGDMKGDIARVLVELKRGIEDGLDMALTNCYPHAGRQSCLARSVLKERERLNRRLGLFYELGLASPSHGPQALSPPLLNALPPEVIAVPPLALAFAAINRYSVGVATSIPHQLLGSLIRNDEHALLIAETIIEDCRQALSYANGESLEKVLAGKNMGGGYRPARRFDLLDLFLKGLQQLDAQ, from the coding sequence ATGTGGACAGCTGTTGTTCCCGCCAGCAACGAAGAAGAGGCAATATCTCAGGTGATGGAAAACCTTCTTAAAGCCAGAATCGACCATGCAGTCGTGGTAGCGAACGGCTGTACCGACAGAACATGCGAACTGGCCATGATTCCAGCCGGTAAAATGACCGTCACAATGATCAATTTTCCCCATGCGCTGGGTGTTGATGTTCCCCGGGCCGTTGGAGCCGCTTTTGTAAAAAGGCTGCCCAGCTGCGGCACGTTATTTGTAGACGGCGATATGAAAGGAGACATCGCCCGTGTTCTGGTCGAATTGAAGCGAGGGATTGAAGACGGGCTGGATATGGCTCTTACAAACTGTTATCCCCATGCCGGCCGGCAGTCCTGCCTGGCACGATCCGTTCTAAAGGAAAGAGAACGCTTGAACCGCAGGCTGGGTTTATTCTATGAGCTTGGCCTGGCCTCTCCCAGCCACGGACCCCAAGCCCTCTCGCCCCCCCTTCTTAACGCTTTGCCTCCGGAAGTCATCGCCGTACCTCCGCTGGCTTTGGCTTTTGCCGCCATCAACAGGTACTCCGTGGGGGTAGCCACTTCCATACCCCACCAGCTTTTAGGCTCTCTCATCCGAAACGATGAGCATGCCTTGCTTATTGCCGAAACCATCATCGAGGACTGCCGGCAGGCCCTTTCCTACGCAAACGGAGAAAGCCTGGAAAAGGTGCTGGCAGGTAAAAATATGGGCGGAGGTTACAGGCCGGCGCGGCGTTTCGACCTTTTAGACCTGTTTTTGAAGGGCCTCCAACAACTCGATGCGCAGTAA
- a CDS encoding cell wall hydrolase: MKKPAIKTAAVLIIFLFSFAAPAIAAARHTVKPGESLYIISKKYRTSITALKNENGLTGSTIYPGQVLRIPASTPSRSAAVGVSKSDIDWLARAVYGEARGEPYTGQVAVAAVILNRVESSQFPDTIKGVIFEPLAFTAVADGQIYLTPDASAYSAAKAALNGMDPSGGALYYWNPAKATNKWIWSRPIIKRIGNHVFAR, translated from the coding sequence ATGAAAAAACCGGCTATCAAAACGGCGGCTGTTTTGATAATCTTCCTGTTTTCCTTTGCTGCTCCAGCCATAGCAGCTGCCAGGCATACGGTTAAGCCGGGGGAGTCCCTCTATATCATCAGCAAAAAATACAGAACCTCAATAACGGCTCTCAAGAATGAAAACGGCCTGACCGGCAGCACAATTTACCCGGGGCAGGTACTGCGGATACCCGCTTCAACTCCTTCCCGCAGCGCTGCTGTTGGAGTCAGCAAATCCGATATTGACTGGCTGGCCAGGGCCGTTTACGGAGAAGCAAGAGGAGAACCGTATACCGGCCAGGTAGCTGTTGCCGCCGTTATTCTAAATCGCGTGGAGAGCAGCCAGTTTCCCGATACTATCAAGGGGGTTATTTTTGAGCCGCTGGCTTTCACTGCCGTGGCTGACGGCCAGATTTACCTGACGCCGGATGCAAGCGCATACAGCGCGGCAAAAGCCGCCTTAAACGGCATGGACCCGAGCGGCGGCGCGCTGTACTACTGGAACCCCGCCAAGGCCACCAACAAATGGATCTGGTCAAGACCCATCATAAAAAGAATCGGGAACCATGTTTTCGCCAGGTAA
- the selD gene encoding selenide, water dikinase SelD — MKEKSVTEVYLTAYSTKAGUAAKIGPGDLAKALCSLPAQTDPNLLVGVETSDDAGVYRLNEETALIQTVDFFTPIVDDPYLFGAIAAANSFSDIYAMGGTPLTALNIIAFPMGVLPLEVLAEILRGGSSKIKEAGAVLLGGHSIQDNEPKYGLAVTGTARPGDIWTNAGAKDGNLLILTKPLGIGIITSALRKRKDREGNVEIDPSRLPPGVEKKAVDTMMELNAAAAAAGREVGLTACTDITGFGLLGHAWEMARGSGVEIEISLREVPVIEGTRELAVSGYIAGGNWKNLDYMEDKAEYFKGMEEADKHILVDPITSGGLLMAVEKKNGEKLLELLQKKGAGESRIIGRIKSGRPKIKVVP, encoded by the coding sequence ATGAAGGAAAAAAGCGTGACGGAAGTGTACCTGACGGCATACTCCACCAAGGCCGGCTGAGCGGCAAAGATTGGTCCGGGAGACCTCGCGAAAGCTTTATGCAGCCTGCCTGCTCAAACAGACCCTAACCTCCTGGTCGGCGTGGAGACCTCTGATGATGCCGGTGTATACAGGCTCAACGAGGAGACGGCCCTGATCCAGACCGTCGACTTCTTTACCCCGATTGTTGACGACCCGTATTTATTCGGGGCGATTGCTGCGGCCAATTCTTTCAGCGACATCTATGCCATGGGAGGGACCCCCCTGACGGCCCTCAACATAATTGCTTTTCCCATGGGCGTGCTGCCGCTGGAAGTATTAGCCGAAATCCTGCGCGGCGGGAGCAGCAAGATAAAAGAAGCGGGCGCCGTTCTTTTGGGTGGGCACAGCATCCAGGACAATGAGCCCAAGTACGGCCTGGCGGTTACCGGGACAGCGCGGCCCGGCGATATATGGACCAATGCCGGGGCAAAAGACGGCAACCTGCTTATCCTGACCAAACCTTTAGGGATAGGGATCATTACCTCTGCGCTTCGCAAGCGAAAGGACAGGGAAGGCAATGTGGAAATCGATCCTTCTCGCCTCCCCCCAGGTGTTGAGAAAAAGGCCGTGGATACCATGATGGAATTAAATGCGGCTGCTGCCGCCGCGGGAAGAGAGGTCGGCCTGACGGCCTGCACCGATATTACCGGCTTTGGCCTTCTGGGCCATGCCTGGGAGATGGCCAGGGGGAGCGGGGTTGAAATCGAGATCAGCCTGCGTGAAGTACCGGTTATCGAAGGAACACGCGAACTGGCAGTCAGCGGATATATCGCCGGGGGCAACTGGAAAAACCTCGATTACATGGAGGACAAGGCGGAATACTTTAAGGGGATGGAGGAAGCGGATAAGCACATCCTCGTTGACCCGATTACTTCCGGTGGGCTTTTGATGGCTGTCGAGAAAAAGAACGGGGAAAAACTCCTGGAGCTGCTCCAGAAAAAAGGAGCAGGCGAGTCCAGGATTATTGGCCGGATAAAGTCCGGCCGGCCGAAAATAAAAGTTGTGCCTTGA
- a CDS encoding Veg family protein has translation MSGKQVLNDIKRDLEPFVGNKIRLRANRGRKKVIEKVGVLESTYPNIFVVRLDEKQVERRVSFSYADILTDSVQLTVFCGDENIKIRARGC, from the coding sequence TTGTCCGGTAAACAGGTATTGAATGATATCAAGCGTGACCTCGAGCCATTCGTAGGAAATAAAATCCGGCTGCGCGCCAACCGCGGGCGTAAAAAGGTCATCGAAAAAGTTGGAGTCCTGGAAAGTACCTATCCCAACATTTTTGTGGTTCGCCTTGATGAAAAACAGGTTGAACGTCGGGTTTCCTTCAGTTATGCCGATATTTTGACCGATTCCGTTCAATTAACTGTTTTTTGTGGAGACGAAAATATAAAAATAAGGGCACGGGGCTGCTGA
- the spoIIR gene encoding stage II sporulation protein R produces the protein MNKKYACFLFLVILFLSLLAADGAAGDTPPLIRLHILANSDSEHDQYLKYKVRDRIVLTMAEKLSQSTGLDESRNILRASLNSMEEEASSTLRELGSRDKVKAYYGCFEFPTKYYGALTLPAGRYEAVKLVIGEGKGANWWCVLFPPLCFVKVNSGEGLPVSLPGKKTVEIKPVLAVTKIWAAVIEKITKKR, from the coding sequence ATGAACAAAAAGTACGCCTGTTTTCTTTTCCTCGTGATTCTTTTCTTGTCTCTCCTGGCGGCTGACGGCGCCGCGGGCGATACGCCCCCCCTGATACGGCTGCATATCCTGGCCAACAGCGACAGCGAACATGACCAGTACCTGAAATACAAGGTGAGAGACCGCATAGTACTGACAATGGCTGAAAAACTCAGCCAGTCCACGGGTCTTGACGAATCAAGAAACATCCTCAGGGCCAGTTTAAACAGCATGGAGGAAGAAGCCAGCAGTACACTGCGGGAACTGGGCAGCCGGGATAAGGTCAAGGCATACTATGGTTGTTTTGAATTTCCCACAAAATATTACGGAGCCCTCACTCTTCCCGCAGGCCGTTATGAGGCGGTAAAGCTGGTCATCGGGGAAGGCAAGGGAGCTAACTGGTGGTGTGTTCTTTTTCCGCCGCTTTGTTTTGTGAAAGTTAATTCTGGCGAAGGGCTTCCCGTTTCGTTACCCGGCAAGAAAACGGTTGAAATTAAACCGGTCCTGGCAGTAACAAAGATCTGGGCAGCGGTTATTGAAAAAATCACAAAAAAAAGATGA
- a CDS encoding TatD family hydrolase, producing the protein MFFDTHAHLDITDFSTDREAVINRARKAGVDLIVNVGFNLQTARSTVELAKRYDFIYGAVGMHPHDAKDMDEKAYEELKKLSGQSKIVAVGEIGLDYYRDHSPRDVQKSVFRRMIALAKEIKKPVIIHDRDAHQDVFDIVKEEGAREVGGVFHCYSGSWPLAREALKLGFYISLAGPLTFHNAGKLQEVAQMVPLDYLLIETDCPYLAPAPYRGKRNEPAHVVKVAERLAQIKKLPVEEVAMRTRKNGIKVFKIPEDA; encoded by the coding sequence ATGTTCTTTGATACTCATGCCCACCTGGACATAACAGATTTTTCGACTGACCGGGAGGCCGTTATAAACAGGGCCAGGAAAGCCGGGGTTGATTTGATTGTTAATGTGGGCTTCAACCTTCAAACGGCCAGGAGTACGGTTGAGCTGGCTAAAAGATATGATTTCATTTACGGTGCGGTGGGCATGCACCCGCATGACGCCAAGGATATGGATGAAAAGGCCTACGAAGAGCTTAAAAAGCTCTCCGGGCAATCCAAAATAGTCGCTGTGGGGGAAATAGGGCTTGATTATTACCGTGATCACTCGCCCCGCGATGTTCAAAAGTCGGTGTTCCGGCGAATGATTGCTCTGGCCAAAGAAATAAAAAAACCAGTTATCATTCACGACCGGGACGCCCACCAGGACGTATTCGACATAGTAAAAGAAGAAGGCGCCCGGGAGGTTGGCGGCGTATTTCACTGCTATTCGGGAAGCTGGCCGCTGGCCAGGGAGGCCCTTAAACTAGGATTCTACATTTCTCTGGCCGGCCCGCTCACCTTCCACAACGCCGGCAAACTGCAGGAAGTGGCTCAAATGGTCCCGCTCGATTACCTCTTAATTGAAACCGACTGCCCGTACTTGGCCCCAGCGCCTTACCGCGGCAAACGAAATGAGCCGGCCCATGTGGTGAAGGTGGCGGAAAGGCTGGCCCAGATTAAGAAACTGCCGGTGGAAGAAGTGGCGATGAGAACAAGAAAAAATGGGATAAAGGTGTTTAAGATCCCGGAGGATGCCTGA
- the yabG gene encoding sporulation peptidase YabG — MSNKIEVGDIVGRVSHGGDILFKVRSIEEEGGEKKALLRGLDVRLFADAPLDDLVKKTPAEISKMRQEYIKKNSEAMRRIFERRVEDKCRVFLRSETTTAGLMRSEEREHFELPGTVLHLDGDKEYLDLCKATYSQLNITVYGFNVEEEKQPQVVVEYLKEYRPDILVLTGHDGLLKNRPDFSSIDSYRNSRYFVEAVRKAREYEPGRDDLIIFAGACQSHYEALIAAGANFASSPQRVLIHAFDPIFIVEKLAYSSIYDTLTVQDIISNTITGLDGLGGIETRGCLRLGYPRSPY, encoded by the coding sequence ATGAGCAATAAAATAGAAGTGGGGGACATCGTGGGTCGCGTTTCCCACGGCGGAGATATACTGTTCAAAGTAAGGTCTATTGAAGAAGAGGGAGGAGAGAAAAAAGCCCTCTTGCGAGGGTTGGACGTGCGGCTTTTCGCCGATGCGCCGCTTGACGACCTGGTAAAGAAAACCCCTGCGGAGATCAGCAAGATGCGGCAGGAATATATAAAAAAAAACAGCGAGGCCATGCGGAGAATCTTTGAAAGAAGAGTGGAAGACAAGTGCCGGGTTTTTTTGAGAAGCGAAACGACGACGGCCGGTCTGATGCGTTCTGAAGAGCGTGAACACTTTGAGCTGCCCGGAACCGTTTTACACCTTGATGGCGATAAAGAATACCTTGACCTGTGTAAAGCAACCTATTCTCAATTGAATATTACGGTCTACGGCTTCAATGTGGAAGAGGAAAAGCAGCCCCAGGTGGTAGTGGAATACCTGAAGGAATATAGACCGGATATACTTGTCCTGACTGGACATGATGGGCTTTTAAAAAACAGGCCGGATTTCAGCAGCATTGACAGCTACAGGAATTCGCGTTATTTTGTGGAGGCGGTGCGCAAAGCAAGGGAATACGAACCAGGCCGCGACGATTTGATTATTTTTGCAGGTGCCTGCCAATCCCATTACGAAGCGCTGATTGCGGCTGGAGCGAATTTTGCAAGTTCCCCGCAGCGGGTCTTGATCCATGCTTTTGATCCCATATTTATTGTTGAAAAACTGGCCTACAGTTCAATTTACGATACCTTAACCGTTCAGGACATTATAAGCAACACCATTACGGGACTTGACGGGCTGGGTGGAATCGAAACCAGGGGCTGTTTGCGCCTGGGATACCCCAGGTCGCCTTACTAA
- a CDS encoding DUF3794 domain-containing protein: MSGINVTTRRLKVENVIGEAIKQVNVQREITLPEGILAKKIESVDTKINNIEFTVIENKIIVEATLRKQIYYVECVTGDVQEFTAPDERISEFVHLEGASPGMDAKVDVEIEYCDVEAVKTGAQNECYRVFQQTCILKIEAKVIEVLEIDVVTSVSGEGLTPTYQTVEIDTVIGYGCEQFNISDEFIRVPAETRKIKSIDAEIKDVERKILPNKVVIKGKLHKQIYYVLENSGEVRELSADTPFSVFVPVEGAEEGLTVTSDVRIEYLDSELVTRNNEKYVKETAVLEVCAKVLDHITLSIVTAVAGAEVETRTLNIESIVGEGLRQVNVMANVVTPELARKVAKVDARLEDLEGEAIPDKVIIKGRLHKQIYYVVAENDLLREITLDEPFTEFVHVEGVQKGDIVDVTGRIEYVNVEAAAATPTTRWRQTAVLEVRAVVTEAQEITVVTAVKGVAIVPCLPGTTFDYVIQKGDTLSTIAQKFNVTVQAILAVNPQITNPNIIFAGRTIKIPCPPGMG; this comes from the coding sequence ATGTCGGGTATTAATGTTACCACCAGAAGATTGAAGGTGGAAAACGTTATCGGGGAAGCCATAAAACAGGTCAATGTGCAAAGAGAAATAACGCTGCCGGAAGGGATCCTGGCCAAGAAAATAGAGAGCGTGGATACCAAGATCAACAACATCGAGTTCACCGTCATCGAGAACAAAATAATTGTCGAAGCGACCCTGCGCAAGCAAATCTACTATGTGGAATGCGTGACCGGCGATGTCCAGGAATTTACGGCCCCTGACGAAAGGATCTCCGAATTTGTCCACCTGGAAGGAGCCAGCCCGGGGATGGATGCCAAGGTGGACGTGGAAATCGAATACTGTGACGTGGAAGCGGTGAAAACCGGCGCCCAGAATGAATGCTACCGCGTCTTCCAACAAACCTGCATCCTAAAAATAGAAGCAAAGGTCATAGAAGTCCTGGAAATCGACGTTGTTACCAGCGTATCGGGAGAAGGGCTCACCCCGACTTACCAGACCGTTGAAATCGACACCGTAATTGGTTACGGCTGTGAGCAGTTTAACATCAGCGATGAATTCATTCGCGTTCCTGCGGAAACAAGAAAAATTAAAAGTATTGATGCCGAGATAAAGGATGTAGAAAGAAAAATTCTACCCAACAAGGTCGTTATCAAAGGGAAACTGCACAAACAAATCTACTATGTCCTGGAGAACAGCGGCGAAGTCAGGGAACTGAGCGCCGATACTCCTTTCAGCGTTTTTGTTCCCGTGGAAGGCGCGGAAGAAGGATTAACAGTGACTTCCGATGTTCGTATTGAGTACCTGGACAGCGAGCTGGTAACCAGGAACAACGAGAAGTATGTAAAAGAAACAGCCGTACTGGAAGTATGCGCAAAGGTGCTTGACCATATCACTCTGAGCATCGTGACCGCAGTGGCCGGCGCCGAGGTTGAGACAAGAACCTTAAATATTGAAAGCATTGTCGGCGAAGGATTACGCCAGGTAAATGTCATGGCCAATGTCGTGACTCCCGAACTTGCCCGGAAGGTGGCTAAAGTTGATGCCAGGCTTGAGGACTTGGAGGGTGAGGCCATCCCCGACAAAGTTATCATCAAGGGCAGGCTGCACAAACAGATTTACTATGTTGTAGCGGAGAATGACCTGCTGCGGGAGATCACTCTTGATGAACCGTTTACCGAGTTCGTGCACGTGGAAGGAGTCCAGAAAGGCGATATTGTCGATGTTACCGGCAGGATAGAATATGTCAATGTGGAAGCTGCCGCCGCGACGCCGACGACCAGGTGGCGTCAGACCGCCGTGCTGGAAGTAAGGGCGGTGGTGACCGAAGCGCAGGAAATTACGGTCGTAACGGCCGTAAAAGGCGTCGCCATCGTTCCCTGCCTGCCGGGAACCACTTTCGATTACGTAATCCAAAAGGGAGACACGCTTTCCACCATTGCTCAGAAATTCAATGTGACGGTTCAAGCGATCCTGGCGGTTAACCCGCAGATCACCAATCCCAACATCATCTTTGCCGGGCGCACCATCAAAATTCCCTGCCCTCCGGGGATGGGTTAA
- the selA gene encoding L-seryl-tRNA(Sec) selenium transferase, translating to MDRDEKRLLRQLPAVHAVVDSEDGKALVEEYGHELVVEAANLVLDVWRNKLRQTAGVQPLPDLHKIQSDIREYLSVLNRPRLRRVVNATGIILHTNLGRAVLSQRAQEALSEAAARYTNLEYNLENGKRGSRYDHVEELLVRLTGAESAMVVNNNAGAVLLAVNTLAAGKEVIVSRGELVEIGGSFRIPEVLKLGGVTLREVGTTNRTHFSDYQKALNPQTGLILKVHTSNFRITGFTRSVERRELLELAVGNGIPLVEDLGSGSLLDLSPYGLKDETPVPRVIAEGVDLVTFSGDKLLGGPQAGIAAGKRKYIDQMKANQLARALRVDKFTLAALEATLREYLQPAKVWRNIPIYRMLAASQDELMRKAEEIIEETIKGRDLTAGAFALQGIPTKSQMGGGSLPGQDIVSFGLALSSAEKSPAEIERFFRSYTVPIIGYLEQDRFILDMRTLLPGDEEIIKQAIKELVKTTKSEGGST from the coding sequence TTGGATAGGGATGAAAAACGGCTTTTGCGGCAGCTTCCGGCCGTTCACGCCGTTGTTGATTCTGAGGACGGGAAAGCTTTAGTAGAAGAATACGGGCATGAACTGGTGGTGGAAGCCGCCAACCTGGTTTTAGACGTGTGGAGAAATAAGCTGCGGCAAACAGCGGGTGTTCAACCCCTGCCGGACCTGCACAAGATTCAAAGCGACATCAGGGAATATCTATCGGTCCTGAACCGGCCGCGCCTGAGAAGGGTGGTAAATGCCACCGGGATTATCCTTCATACCAATCTCGGCCGGGCCGTGTTGAGCCAAAGGGCGCAAGAAGCCTTAAGCGAAGCCGCAGCCCGTTATACTAATCTTGAATACAACCTGGAAAACGGAAAAAGGGGTTCCCGTTATGACCATGTGGAGGAACTGCTGGTGCGCCTCACAGGGGCGGAAAGTGCCATGGTCGTCAACAACAACGCCGGGGCGGTTTTACTGGCGGTGAATACGCTTGCCGCAGGGAAGGAAGTAATCGTATCCCGCGGTGAGCTGGTGGAAATAGGAGGTTCGTTTAGGATCCCGGAAGTTTTGAAATTGGGCGGTGTCACCTTAAGAGAGGTTGGCACCACCAACAGGACCCACTTTTCCGACTACCAAAAGGCTTTAAACCCTCAAACCGGACTTATTCTCAAAGTACATACAAGCAACTTCAGGATTACCGGGTTCACCAGGTCCGTAGAAAGGCGGGAACTGCTTGAGCTGGCCGTCGGGAACGGCATCCCCCTGGTTGAAGACCTGGGGAGCGGGAGCCTGCTGGACTTGAGCCCGTACGGCCTTAAAGACGAAACTCCTGTTCCCCGGGTTATTGCCGAGGGCGTGGACCTGGTGACCTTCAGCGGAGACAAACTGCTGGGAGGACCGCAGGCGGGGATTGCCGCCGGCAAAAGAAAATATATTGACCAAATGAAAGCGAACCAGCTGGCCAGGGCCCTGCGTGTAGACAAGTTCACCCTGGCAGCCCTGGAAGCGACGCTGCGCGAGTACCTGCAGCCGGCCAAAGTTTGGCGGAACATCCCCATTTACCGGATGCTGGCTGCCTCCCAGGATGAGTTAATGCGCAAAGCGGAAGAAATAATCGAAGAAACAATTAAAGGTCGGGATTTAACTGCTGGTGCTTTCGCCCTGCAGGGAATACCGACAAAATCCCAGATGGGAGGAGGAAGCCTTCCCGGGCAGGACATTGTTTCTTTTGGACTGGCCTTGAGTTCGGCAGAGAAAAGCCCGGCGGAAATTGAAAGATTCTTTCGAAGCTATACAGTTCCCATAATCGGTTACCTTGAACAGGATCGTTTCATTCTCGACATGCGTACCCTGCTGCCTGGTGACGAAGAAATAATCAAGCAGGCCATAAAGGAACTGGTTAAAACCACTAAAAGCGAAGGAGGGTCGACATGA